The sequence CACCACTACGAAAAGAAGGGCTGGGCGGAGCCGACCATCGTGATCCGTTTCTGGATCATCTCGCTGATCCTGGCGATGATCGGGCTGGCAACGCTGAAGGTGCGGTAATGTTCCACTTTATGCGCAAGAACAGTGAATGGATCGCCAATTGCTTCCAATCTGCGGGTGCTGCGATCATTTTGTTTCATGTTTTGTTGAAATTGTCACATGCCCTTGGAAGTGCAAACGCCTCGCTGCCGCTTATTCTAATTAGTTATCTCGCTTTAGCGATCTGCTTCAGTGTCCCAGCTTATGCGTTGCTGGCAAATGCAGCAATTGTGATGTTTCGAGGCTTAGGCGTGCTGAGACCGGATCAGGGGTTCGAAGAAATCGCGAGGTGGGGCAAGAGTAAGCAGGCCTTCCATTGTATGGTGTTTTTTGGAGCGTTATTGGTTTTTGTCCCACTGATCTTGCCAGATGCACTTGACGGAAGGGGAGTTGTTTTCTGGACCCTCACAGGTCTTTCTTTGGTGTTGCCTTTTATCTACTGTGTTTTTCTCTGGTATTGCTGGAGAGCAAGGCAATAGGTTCAGTAAATGCTCTGGAGGGCGCCGCGGTCGCGATGAAGGGCCTGGCGACGCTGAAGGCGCCTTGAGCCACACCGGTTTTGTCCGCCGCGCCGGACGTTCCGGCGGGGCGGTTTGAACACTCTGATCTGTGGAACCGCTCGGGGCTGCCGCTTCGGGCGGTTTGTCTTTTTAGAAGAAGGCGGCGCCGCCAAAGGGGCGGAGCATCGGATGGCCCTTGCCACGGGGCCATGTCCGTCTATCGGCCTGTGCGGACCCGCCCTGCACCCAATGAGGAGGTGGTCTGAGGGGGCCGGTCTCCTGGTCTTCTCGTTGCAACGCATTGAAACTAGCGCGGGCGGGTGAAGATCGCGTGAGGGCAGCGTGCGGCGGTTGCGCAACACGCGGGCGGCGCGCGGATGTCAGAACACCGACCAATCCATTTCGCGGGCCAGCCGCTCCATCGCTTCGGTGCCCAGCTTGGAATTGCCGTTATGGTCCAGCCCGGGCGACCATACCGCAACGCTGGCCTTGCCCGGCACGATCGCCAGAATACCGCCGCCGACACCGCTTTTGGCGGGCAGGCCGACGCGGTAGGCAAACTCGCCCGATCCGTCGTAATGGCCGCAGGTCAGCATCAGGGCGTTCAGCCGCCGGACCCGGCCCTGCGACACCATGCTGGGGCCCTTGTCGGCACCGATCAGGAACCGTCCGGCCTTGGCCAGCTGCACCGTCGTCATTTCGGTGGCGCATTGGTGGAAATAGGTGCCCAGCGTTTTCTCCGGCGTGTTCTTGAGGTTGCCGAAGGCCGCCAGGAAGTTGGCATGGGCAAAGTTGCGGTGGCCGTGGCGGGTCTCCGAGCTGGCCACGTTCTTGTTGATATGGATGTCCTCGTCGCCGGCGGCGGCGCGGATGAAGCCGAGGATTTCCGCCAGCGCTTCCCGGGGCTCGCGGCCCGCCAGCAGCTCATCCGTGGTGACGATAGCGCCTGCGTTGACGAAGGGGTTGCGGGGGCGGCCGCGCTCATGCTCCAGCTGGACGATGGAATTGAAGGCGGTGCCCGAAGGCTCGCGCCCGACCCGGCTCCAGAGCTGGTCGCCTGCGCGGCCGAGTGCAATGGCGAGGGTGAACACCTTGGTGATGCTTTGCGCCGAAAACCGGGTCTGCGCATCGCCCGCGTGAAACAGCCTGCCATCGGCGGTGGCGACCGCGATGGCGAACTGGTCCGGGTCGACCTGCCCGAGTTCGGGAATATAGCTGGCGACCACGCCGCGGTCGGTGCGGCTGCGCATCTCTGCGCTGATCCGGTCGAGCAGGCTTTGCATATCCGGTGCCACGCGCCGCGTCCTCCTGTTGCCTCGCGGCGAACTTCGGGCATGGGCCGGGGCTTGTCAATCTGACGGCGCTGGCTGAGGGCACTGGCAAAGCCTGAAGGGATCGGGTAGCGGTTTCGGCACAGATTTCGAGGGAGTACAGGCGATGATCCCGGTCAAAGGATATGAGGGCGCGAAACTGGCGGTTCTGGGGCTGGGGCGGTCCGGCCTGGCCACCGCCCGCGCGGTGCGGGCAGGCGGCGCGGAGGCGCTGTGCTGGGATGACAACCCGGCAGCGCGGGAGTCGGCTGAGGCCGAAGGGTTCACCTGCCGCGACCTGCACAAGGGCGGCG is a genomic window of Leisingera caerulea DSM 24564 containing:
- a CDS encoding glutaminase, with product MQSLLDRISAEMRSRTDRGVVASYIPELGQVDPDQFAIAVATADGRLFHAGDAQTRFSAQSITKVFTLAIALGRAGDQLWSRVGREPSGTAFNSIVQLEHERGRPRNPFVNAGAIVTTDELLAGREPREALAEILGFIRAAAGDEDIHINKNVASSETRHGHRNFAHANFLAAFGNLKNTPEKTLGTYFHQCATEMTTVQLAKAGRFLIGADKGPSMVSQGRVRRLNALMLTCGHYDGSGEFAYRVGLPAKSGVGGGILAIVPGKASVAVWSPGLDHNGNSKLGTEAMERLAREMDWSVF